A window of Haloarcula marismortui ATCC 43049 genomic DNA:
AGGTGCTGGCGGCCGACCACGACGCGGTCGGCGCGATGGAGCAGGCTATCGCCGACGAAGCGAACGTCGACAGCGACGCCGTTGTGCTCGACATTCCGCCCGAACCGTCGATGACCGAGTCCAGCAGCCGTGTCCTCGTCAACGGTGGGGTCCGTCGACTCGGTGAACAGTCGACGCTGGTCAACGCCATCCGCGCCGCCCAGCGCGACCAGTGGCGGCTCGGCGTCTATGCGCCGGACGCCGAGAGTGAGCGGGTCGGCGCGGCGGCCATCCGCGAGTTGGGACTCGACCTCGACGGGGCTCGGGTTCGGGACGTACGGACGGGTATCCATGCGACCCTCGATGAGTTTAACTGAGAGAACGGGCGAACAGGGAGTGTGATTCTGGAAGGGACGATTCTGACGGGGCGGTCGTTCAAGGCCGTCGAGGGCCGTGTCGTCGTCGAAGACGGGGAGATAACCGCTGTCGAGGAAACCGCGGTCGACAGCGACGACATCGTAGCGCCGGCGTTCGTCAACGCCCACACGCATATCGGCGATTCCATCGCCAAGGAGGCCGGCGAGGGGCTCTCGCTCGAAGAACTCGTCGCCCCGCCGGACGGCCTGAAACATCGACTCCTCCACGATGCGAGCCGAGACGAATTAGTGGCCGCGATGGAGCGGACGCTGTCGTTCATGGAGCAGGCCGGGACTGGTGCATTCATCGAGTTCCGGGAAGGCGGTGTCGAGGGCGTCCGCGCGATACAGGACGCGCTGTCCGACTCACCGCTTGAGAGCGTCGTTCTCGGGCGCGAGACGACTGACGCGATGGAACTGGGCGACGGGTTCGGCGCGAGCGGGGCCAACGACAGTGAGTTCGGGGCGGAGCGACGCGCGACGCGACAGGCCGGGAAGCTGTTCGGCATCCACGCGGGCGAGGTCGATAGCTCCGACATCAATCCCGCCCTTGACCTCGACCCCGATTTCCTCGTCCACATGGTTCACGCCAAGTCGCTGCATCTCGAACGGGTCGCCGACAGCGAAATCCCCGTTGTGGTCTGTCCCCGGTCGAACATCGTCACCGGCGTTGGCCGTCCGCCGGTCGAAGCACTGGCTGACC
This region includes:
- a CDS encoding amidohydrolase family protein; the protein is MILEGTILTGRSFKAVEGRVVVEDGEITAVEETAVDSDDIVAPAFVNAHTHIGDSIAKEAGEGLSLEELVAPPDGLKHRLLHDASRDELVAAMERTLSFMEQAGTGAFIEFREGGVEGVRAIQDALSDSPLESVVLGRETTDAMELGDGFGASGANDSEFGAERRATRQAGKLFGIHAGEVDSSDINPALDLDPDFLVHMVHAKSLHLERVADSEIPVVVCPRSNIVTGVGRPPVEALADRTTVALGTDNVMLNSPSMFREMEFTAKLYDLSAREVLRMATVNGAEISGLGGGLIKTGQPARLLVLDGDSDNLCGAQNPVRAVVRRAGTADVRRVVHPMTE